The following are from one region of the Aequoribacter fuscus genome:
- a CDS encoding PAS domain-containing protein, which translates to MLKYLVPVFVVFLLVSHYLVFHIAELEVAANYEAKILVGTRSSEQVVREKFQITRDELLFFSRLSATHGMARALAGGGVDQSTGVVMEDWIRNFNDVAFQYANAKERILQIRIILANESADEFIKLKRPPRGVLKRIPEDELQSKAGYPYMASVRNLPLNEVYWSLIELNLEHGQVEMPPQPTIRGATPIADDDGDIWAYLVINYDAAIILKDLTDTFSDAPQFDIYSFNPDGHYIVHPEPGKVFLDQLRPDQAMTYDQEFVLSNPGWRSAPQLLLATSRVDGSQDIVLLSNPEAYETYTNNERGKFAIHLSLMRFQEIVSENSWYVLVRVWAGALLFFAFLGLIMTRIVRQRDLAEALGLQGEWGRAESDALISLMLQKLPVAMAMFDANMHYLAVSERWCQEYGVQAKDLIGKDHKALFPHTRNAVRTLYQQALEGKSADVTQRLIDEAGDDVSVRWRIEPWHAVDGSVAGIVVLSYRVEDY; encoded by the coding sequence GTGCTCAAGTACCTTGTGCCGGTGTTTGTTGTTTTTTTGCTGGTCTCTCATTATCTTGTCTTTCATATTGCTGAGCTGGAGGTGGCGGCAAATTACGAGGCAAAAATTCTCGTTGGAACGCGTTCGTCGGAACAAGTCGTTCGCGAGAAATTCCAAATTACGCGCGACGAACTCCTGTTTTTCAGCCGATTGTCGGCCACGCACGGTATGGCTCGTGCACTCGCTGGCGGCGGTGTCGATCAATCGACGGGCGTGGTGATGGAAGATTGGATACGCAATTTCAATGACGTGGCTTTCCAGTACGCCAACGCCAAAGAACGCATCCTGCAAATCCGAATTATCTTAGCCAATGAGTCGGCTGATGAGTTTATAAAACTCAAGCGGCCGCCCCGAGGTGTTTTGAAGCGTATCCCCGAAGACGAGCTTCAATCCAAAGCCGGATACCCCTACATGGCATCGGTCAGAAATCTCCCTTTGAACGAGGTGTATTGGTCCTTGATTGAATTGAATCTTGAGCACGGTCAAGTCGAGATGCCGCCGCAACCCACGATCCGAGGTGCTACGCCCATTGCTGACGACGATGGAGACATTTGGGCGTATCTGGTGATCAATTACGATGCGGCTATAATCCTGAAAGATCTAACCGATACATTTAGCGACGCGCCACAGTTTGATATTTATAGTTTCAATCCCGACGGTCACTACATCGTGCACCCGGAGCCGGGTAAAGTGTTTCTGGATCAGTTGCGGCCCGATCAGGCCATGACCTACGACCAAGAGTTCGTGTTAAGTAACCCAGGGTGGCGCTCTGCACCGCAACTGTTACTCGCAACCAGTCGGGTTGACGGAAGCCAAGATATCGTATTGTTAAGCAACCCTGAGGCCTATGAAACTTACACCAACAACGAGCGAGGCAAGTTCGCTATTCATTTGTCACTGATGCGTTTTCAAGAAATCGTGAGCGAAAACAGTTGGTATGTGCTTGTTCGAGTTTGGGCTGGCGCACTCCTGTTTTTTGCATTTTTGGGTTTGATTATGACGCGAATTGTGCGGCAGCGTGACCTTGCTGAGGCCCTAGGTTTGCAGGGTGAGTGGGGGCGTGCTGAGTCAGATGCTTTGATATCCTTAATGCTTCAAAAGCTGCCCGTCGCCATGGCGATGTTCGATGCTAACATGCATTACTTGGCGGTCAGCGAGCGTTGGTGTCAAGAATATGGTGTGCAGGCAAAAGATTTGATTGGTAAGGACCATAAGGCGCTGTTCCCTCATACGCGCAATGCGGTGCGAACCCTATATCAGCAGGCCTTAGAGGGTAAGTCAGCAGACGTTACTCAGCGGCTCATCGATGAGGCCGGTGACGACGTTAGCGTACGCTGGAGAATCGAGCCATGGCACGCTGTGGATGGCTCGGTAGCAGGTATTGTGGTGCTCTCGTATCGTGTAGAAGACTATTAG
- a CDS encoding cytochrome b/b6 domain-containing protein produces MVIWDRLVRSWHWYLVAVVVANYWFLEGGDDLHNYAGYALFALMALRLSWGIWGRNPHALLVNFIPTPAAIREHFNDLRSGVIEHPAGHNPLGALFIYFVFLSIAYLSITGWLHEEVDALFGNDFLQNTHRWVSDVLMIGAGIHITGVLVMQKLTGTPLIKTMITGKR; encoded by the coding sequence ATGGTCATTTGGGATCGACTCGTCCGAAGTTGGCACTGGTATTTAGTCGCGGTAGTGGTCGCTAACTACTGGTTCCTAGAAGGCGGCGATGACCTCCACAACTACGCGGGGTATGCCCTCTTTGCATTAATGGCCCTGCGCTTGAGCTGGGGTATTTGGGGTCGAAACCCCCACGCTCTGCTTGTGAATTTTATCCCTACGCCTGCAGCAATTCGCGAGCACTTTAACGACCTGCGCTCAGGTGTAATAGAGCACCCTGCGGGGCACAACCCGCTGGGCGCCCTGTTCATTTATTTTGTTTTTTTGTCCATTGCTTACTTGAGCATCACAGGCTGGTTACATGAGGAAGTGGATGCCCTGTTTGGCAATGATTTTCTGCAAAATACGCACCGATGGGTCTCGGACGTTTTAATGATAGGCGCGGGCATTCACATCACTGGGGTGCTGGTGATGCAAAAGCTCACAGGCACACCGCTGATCAAAACCATGATCACAGGTAAGCGCTAA
- a CDS encoding PepSY domain-containing protein: MKKLTLFAAVTSLAILAGCSEEHGSTQCTQAPQSEWLNANDFQAQLLNGGYKINEFKVTGGNCYEIYGFEADGTKVEIYFNPTDGSIVKREEE; this comes from the coding sequence ATGAAGAAGCTTACTTTATTCGCCGCTGTCACTAGTCTTGCCATTTTGGCGGGTTGCAGCGAGGAACACGGCTCCACGCAGTGCACGCAAGCACCACAATCGGAATGGCTCAATGCCAACGATTTTCAGGCCCAACTGCTGAACGGCGGCTACAAGATTAACGAGTTTAAAGTAACTGGCGGCAACTGCTACGAGATCTACGGTTTTGAAGCTGATGGCACCAAAGTCGAAATCTACTTCAACCCAACCGATGGCAGTATTGTTAAACGCGAAGAAGAGTAA
- a CDS encoding acyl-CoA dehydrogenase family protein, producing the protein MNAATPLDATEIVLVKDMLAKFLATEVAPFYDQWEKDEKVPRELWRKLGQAGLLAVDIPEEYGGAGGSFDMSMAIVYDVSQAGYAALSSNMTVHSDIVAHYILNMGTEAQKRRYLPDFVSGECVGAVAMTEPGAGSDLQGIRTTAKKDGDHWVINGSKTFITNGQHCDVVVTAVRTDPDAPGSRGLSLFLVDTNLPGFSRGRNLEKMGQHAADTSELFFEDVRVHESAILGELNKGFIGLMKELPRERLALGVGAVGATEGVLDMTRTYVNERKAFGAPLSKLQNTRFEIAKMYSEFRLNRALMNECIDLFNRGELDAATASMIKYTTTEAQCSIVDGCLQFFGGYGYMKEYPISRAYVDARIQRIYGGTSEIMRELVARAVLD; encoded by the coding sequence ATGAACGCAGCGACGCCGTTAGATGCCACTGAGATTGTTCTCGTGAAGGATATGTTGGCTAAGTTCCTCGCCACCGAGGTGGCTCCGTTTTACGATCAGTGGGAAAAAGACGAGAAAGTACCTCGTGAACTCTGGCGAAAGTTGGGGCAAGCGGGTTTGCTGGCGGTGGATATTCCCGAAGAATACGGCGGTGCGGGTGGTTCCTTTGATATGTCGATGGCTATTGTGTACGACGTTTCGCAGGCCGGGTATGCCGCGCTCAGCTCCAACATGACGGTGCACTCGGATATCGTTGCGCACTACATTTTGAATATGGGTACCGAAGCGCAAAAGCGGCGCTATTTGCCCGATTTTGTGAGCGGCGAATGTGTGGGTGCCGTCGCAATGACTGAGCCCGGCGCGGGCAGTGACTTGCAGGGCATAAGAACAACAGCGAAGAAGGATGGCGATCACTGGGTGATCAATGGTTCTAAGACGTTTATCACCAATGGACAGCACTGCGACGTGGTGGTTACCGCTGTGAGAACCGATCCCGACGCGCCCGGGTCTCGTGGCTTGTCGCTCTTTCTCGTGGACACCAATCTCCCCGGATTCAGCCGTGGTCGCAACCTTGAAAAAATGGGTCAACATGCGGCGGATACGTCAGAACTCTTTTTTGAAGATGTTCGGGTTCACGAAAGCGCGATCCTTGGCGAGCTAAACAAAGGGTTCATTGGGTTGATGAAAGAGTTACCGCGCGAGCGACTCGCCTTGGGCGTGGGTGCGGTGGGTGCGACCGAGGGCGTGCTCGATATGACGCGCACCTATGTCAATGAGCGCAAGGCCTTTGGTGCACCGCTGTCAAAGCTGCAAAACACGCGATTCGAAATCGCGAAAATGTACAGCGAATTCCGACTCAACCGTGCGTTGATGAACGAGTGTATCGATTTATTCAATCGCGGTGAGCTCGATGCCGCGACCGCGTCGATGATCAAATACACCACTACAGAAGCACAGTGCAGTATCGTCGATGGTTGCCTGCAGTTTTTTGGCGGTTATGGCTACATGAAAGAGTATCCCATTTCACGTGCTTATGTGGATGCCCGCATTCAGCGTATTTACGGTGGCACCTCGGAAATCATGCGCGAGCTGGTGGCGCGCGCAGTGCTCGATTAA
- a CDS encoding mechanosensitive ion channel family protein — translation MQDSLLQLWNEHQATVLHIAYQIGLAVGVLVIAKVIGSALRQALQQTHNRLGKLDPMLMPILNTTLGYLVYTVAVVVILDLFGVNTASIIALIGAAGLAIGFALKDTLSNIAAGIMLLFLRPFKNGDYISFGSTVGTVEEINLFTTVLRSFDGLYLSCPNSSIWGNDITNFTRNGKRRIDITASIAYSDNINTGLEVLHNIIKTEPRILAEPEAQAIVFSLGESSVDLQLRAWTNVEDFGATKWDLNKRIKEDIEAAGLTIPFPQRDVRVIQ, via the coding sequence GTGCAAGATTCATTACTCCAACTCTGGAACGAACATCAAGCAACCGTATTGCATATCGCTTACCAAATTGGGCTGGCCGTCGGCGTTTTAGTGATTGCCAAAGTCATTGGCAGTGCACTGCGGCAAGCACTGCAGCAAACCCACAATCGACTGGGCAAGCTCGACCCCATGCTAATGCCAATCTTGAACACGACGCTAGGTTATCTAGTCTACACCGTTGCCGTCGTTGTCATTCTCGATCTCTTTGGCGTTAACACCGCCAGCATCATTGCGCTCATTGGGGCGGCGGGACTCGCGATAGGATTTGCTCTAAAAGACACCCTAAGCAACATTGCCGCGGGTATTATGTTGCTGTTCTTGCGCCCGTTTAAAAATGGCGACTACATCTCGTTCGGCTCAACCGTTGGGACTGTGGAAGAAATTAATCTGTTCACCACGGTGTTACGCAGCTTTGACGGCCTGTATTTGAGCTGCCCCAACTCATCAATCTGGGGCAACGACATTACCAACTTTACCCGTAACGGTAAGCGCAGAATCGACATCACGGCGAGCATCGCCTACTCGGACAATATCAATACAGGGCTCGAGGTACTGCACAACATCATCAAAACCGAACCCAGAATTTTGGCTGAACCCGAGGCGCAAGCGATTGTGTTCTCGCTGGGCGAGAGCTCGGTGGACCTGCAGCTCCGGGCGTGGACTAACGTCGAAGACTTTGGCGCGACAAAATGGGACCTCAATAAACGTATCAAGGAAGACATCGAAGCTGCCGGCCTGACCATCCCCTTCCCTCAGCGCGACGTCCGTGTCATCCAATAG
- a CDS encoding acyl-CoA thioesterase: MAIDAIESGSFPFSETMKVRFRDTDSQGHLYFANYLVFADEITGFYMDELGFRATQPSKAPSFIFTVNIQCDYIDEITANGTVRGSVGYRRLGRSSADVAFLLQNHETDAVLARGTITQVFVDPDTRKSIAIPEPFRSNILERQGNWVVE, translated from the coding sequence ATGGCAATTGATGCGATTGAATCGGGGTCGTTCCCCTTTAGCGAAACAATGAAGGTCAGATTTCGAGACACCGATTCACAGGGCCATTTGTACTTTGCGAATTATTTGGTATTTGCGGATGAAATCACTGGTTTTTACATGGACGAACTCGGTTTTCGTGCGACTCAGCCGAGCAAGGCGCCGAGCTTTATTTTCACGGTGAATATTCAGTGCGACTACATTGATGAAATTACGGCCAACGGCACTGTGCGCGGCTCGGTCGGATATCGCCGTTTGGGCCGTTCTAGTGCAGACGTGGCCTTTTTGCTGCAAAATCATGAAACCGACGCAGTTCTGGCGCGCGGGACAATTACCCAGGTGTTTGTGGATCCTGACACTCGAAAATCGATCGCGATACCTGAGCCGTTTCGGTCAAATATCCTCGAACGTCAAGGCAACTGGGTGGTTGAGTAA